Below is a genomic region from Sphaeramia orbicularis chromosome 6, fSphaOr1.1, whole genome shotgun sequence.
GAGGTTGACCCCGGCTCTTCATCTCTCTCTGGTACCTCGCCATCAATGAGGCGTAGACGCAGCCGTAGGTCGCCGCAACCACCATCATAACACAAACCGTGCCACAAACAACACCTGCTATTATTTGCGTGCCGTGGGCTCTGCGGACGCTGACGGGTCGGTATCGCTGGCGGACGCATTCCTCGTTGCTGCTGACCCGTCCGGGCGGGCAGGGAGGCCGGGTCGAGTAACCTGGCGGGCCTTCCTTGGTCTGACTCTGCAGGCAGTAGCTAAACATCTCTGCTGGCACGCTGCGGATGTCCCTGCCCTTCAGATTCCCGGGGAGACTGCACCGCATCGCATCTACCTGCCCATCTATAAAGCAGACGGAGAGGGGAAACAAAAAGAGAGAGGAGCAGAATGGGGAGGGAATGAATGAAGTGGAGAAACGAAGGAAACAGAAGGAGACAGGGGGATTGAGAGAGATCGAAGTCATTATATTCTTAGATGTCTTTGCTCAGCATACATCCATCCTGCAGAGCGGAGATTAATTGCTTCGATTAGGTAGCTTTTCAACTACAGATTTGaaatagtgggaaaaaaaatgatttgccTCAGTGAAACACCGTAAGCTGACTGGCAAAACTatcaatttcagagtattttcatGTTTGGAGAGGTCTTAACAGCCCTGCTCACCCCTGTAAATCAACCACTCCATCCAGTGCTTGAAATCCCTCAGCTTACAGTCGCACTCCCAAGGGTTTCCCGCGAGCTGGAGCTGCTGTAGCCCAACCAAGGGCTCGAAGGTGACTCTGTCAAGGGCCGCAAGCCTGTTGCTGGCGAGAGAAAGCCAGGACAGCCCTTGTAGCCCATCCAGCAGGCCTTTAGGCAGCCACAGGAGGCCGTTAGAAGACAGGTCGAGCCCTCGCAGATGCCACAGCCCCCTGAAAACCTCTTTGCTCAGGCCGATGCTTCCTTGACTTCTGTTTAAGCCGTGGATAACCTCTACGCTATTGTTGGGGTCAGAGGTTGTGAGGCGCACTCCGAGGTAGTTAGCAGAGAGGTTGAGCCAGCGCAGACCAGTCAGGCCTGAAAAAGCTCCAGGCTGCAAGGTGGAAAAGTGGTTCTGGGAAAGATCTAGGAGTTCCAGGTTGCTGCAGTTGGACAGTTCTGTAGTGCCCAGAGAGGAGAGGTTGTTTTGGGACAGGCGGAGGATCAGAGAGTCTTGATCCAGAAGTGCTAGGATTGGTGTCAGAGAGACGAGGCCGACAGCAGAGCAATCAGTGGTGTTTCCGTAGCAGCTGCAGATACCAGGACAGCCGTGGACCGAGCCCAGTAGTCCCaggagaaccagaaccagactggACAGTGTAGCATAGACTagaaataaaacatgataaaGAAGCAAAAGAGTTTATTATTTTTAGCCTTTAAGTCTTTCAATGTCCTGTGAGGTTATAGTGACTTTGGCTCTACAATTGTTAGTAAAGCAGTTCAGTCTGGAGCTGCATATACCACAGTATTACAGTCCATCCAAGACCATGACACCAGGTCTctgcttaacccatgaagacccagtgctatttttgtgtcagttcccaaataaacttttcactctatttaacctttttctatgatttttcaccatttattgctatattatcttctttattttgcatttgttcagcCTAAATcgtgtcttttcctatatttaattcacggatcatgtagatgttcataagagctcagattaaagttgagggttatttaatcagaaacagagaaaacttactttttcagcaatgatatcaataattgaacataaaaacaagagtcTCCATCAGCTGCCTTTGAtcaaacatgggttttactggtgaatcaatgttgtagaagatgacagtgtttccatgttcactacagaacctctgaacgtccaaatgggtcatatctgatgaccatgaaaagatgacaaactgcatttttcaccaattatccacatttattgataggattagtggatcagcaggtattaatcgttttagatcagtagatgattttggttgccagaggctgtttgggtctttatgggttaaacttgatGTTTCATTAAGGTGTAAATGAAGCAAGTAGGTGTCTTTATTCTCAGGTATTGATACAAGGGATGTTCCTGAGGGCAGGTCTTTTGGAGCGCACACATAACTCATTAAAATTTTGCATTAAGAGCATAAAGTCAGGGAAAGACTGCAGCCTCACTAATACAGGGCATGAAGCAATGTAAAGCAGAAGAAAACTGTTAGTTGTCCATTTCCTTTACAAAGGAAAAAGTCTTTCACTGTATCTAATTCTTTTATCTAACAATTAAGCTTTAACTTGTATTAAATTATCTTTCATTCAAGTCATTcatcttaaaaatgtaaaaatgtgcaaactagatttgtattttttcctgctctataaaaagtaaataactGGCAACATTTTTTACAGTAACATCACAACTATCTTGACTGCAACAGCAGAGCAGATGCACTGTCTGTTAGATACAGAAGACACATAAAATTGCAAATTTAATGAAAACTGGCTGTTTGACCAAGGTTTCGCAGCATGTCTGAAACTAATACCAGGCAGTCAGCATGAGTCGTGGTTTATTTTGTGCAGGAAGTGCTTCAGATACTTCACAATGGGAGTCAAAGCAGTGGAACCGCATGTGGAGTTTGAGAAATACAAAAAATTCAGTCTCACATTTGAGCCTGAGTGGCATAAATTGACTGTGTGAGCAGTGTTTACAGCAGGAGGGTTTAGCATACTCAATTAGACTACGACTGGAAACAGGTTGAGATGACACTGAAAATCCACCACTACAAATAAGGTTGTATAATCTACTTTGCAATGTGAATGAAAGCCTTAAAATCCCCCAGAGTGAAGGATGAAGTACCTGTGTGTACTCACCCAGACTCTCCACATAGTTTTGTCCATAGTTGTACAAGATCTTCATGTCTGTCACATCGATTCTGCTGAAGCTTCAGGGTGACACCTCTATCTGCCAGGTCACACCAACACCCAATCAACCAGGAAGTCCTAAGAAACAGATAATATTGGGAACATTTAGTACTTTTCGACACTTTCTAACTTAACCTTTTattgggcactcatagaaatactctgaaattcaaaatttcaaccttagtgtgttattggaagacagaacaagactttattacttttgagaaattgttcaaaatgttttatcattatgtaggaaatcaaggtaaatgaagttaccatatttggttccttaccggtaagtggcaaataaataaataaataaaattaaaaatccaagaattaaatattaaaaatacaagagCAACACATTTTGTGaattctaaaaaaacaaaaaaaagtattatgtagaaaattaaggttaatgaagtgaccatatttggttcctttcctgtaagttggagaaaaaaaaaaaaaaaagaaatccaagacatatattcatataaaaaaaaatacaagaaaaacacatataaggtgaaaggaacacattagaacattacttttagaacattagaccaaccaaagtgctgatccagacccctgtccacatccacattatccctttgaacatcattccttacattagtaccattacttcatggtaccttaCAGAGCAGGTACACacactgttcatacagaggtggaccttacagaccctgtagaccacattggacctgagattgttgactcactgtaactgttgctgttactGTCTTCTAATggatgcagaaattaccaaaaatagtccctcGCCGAATAAAGGGATTTATTGACTACAGGAAGCCCATGCTGGTTTGACCCATCCATCCACCTTCTGGCAAATTTAGCCTCATAACATTGTTATTTCTAGTTTTTCCTCCACTGCTCACAACAGACATGACTGGCAGCCTCTAGAGATTACATGTTTTTTGAGGCATTTTTCATGAAAATTCAGCAGAGGAATAGTTGAAACCGAGTGGCAAAACTTGAGATATGGTGAATCTTTGTGACTTGGTAGACATTATCTTCCATTTTCAGTGTTTACAAACCCCcgagccccccccaaaaaatagaTGTTGCTGCATTTCTTCTGATAGCAGTTTGATTTACTAGCTCTGCAGATACATCTCTGGAGCTAATACACCTTCAGAGTTGTGGCTGACCTCtttctttcagtttttatatCCTTGAGCTCGCACTCACAGCTTCTTAGTCATACTTTTCATACTTTATGACACGCTCATCTTTTCTAGTTCAATTTCATATTCATTCAACTCTGAAATTCTTTAAGTAGCAGAACTTGATCTACAAGAAAGTGAGTCAAATGTTTCTGCATCGTCAGAACTTGGACTTTTTTTGCaactgtacagtactgtaaagGATAATCCTGTGCTTTGTTCAGATATTCTTTGCTCTCCTTCAGCTTCACATGCATTTACATTCATTCATCTTGTTGGTAGCTGATGAAATATTTACACATTCGCTCTCTACTCTGCACTTCCTATTTGATCCAGGGATTCAGTCTCAAATCCTCAGCCTATTTCTCAACCTCTCAGCTGCCATGAAGAGTGCAACTCAATATGTGAGATTAAGTGGAGTGCATCGTATGTACAGATTAAAAAACATCAACAGCTTATTCTCAGGCACAGCTGATCTACAGTATATTGGCATTACAGGCTGGAGTTGTGCTGTAATTCAGTGTTTCATTTGTCCTCAATCCTTTTCATTCTCTGCCTTTCTTGCTTAGACAGAACACACAAGGAGCTTCATGATGAAGtgaaataatcctctgtgttTTCAACACCAACACCGGAGAAAAAGTCAATGCCAACTTCTGTCTTCTTAACTCCCACTCACAATTCCTGTACACAGCAAATTCAGTACAGGCTCAGCATTGTTTTACTCTAACAATCaagaaaaatgtttgtatttttgatgatttgttgatttttaattTGCTCATTTTCTCTTGCTCTGATATCGCTGGCAGTGCTTCAGATTCAGATATGCAGAGGGAAGTGTGTACAGGAGATAAAGctggaga
It encodes:
- the LOC115420486 gene encoding leucine-rich repeat and transmembrane domain-containing protein 2-like, which produces MKILYNYGQNYVESLVYATLSSLVLVLLGLLGSVHGCPGICSCYGNTTDCSAVGLVSLTPILALLDQDSLILRLSQNNLSSLGTTELSNCSNLELLDLSQNHFSTLQPGAFSGLTGLRWLNLSANYLGVRLTTSDPNNSVEVIHGLNRSQGSIGLSKEVFRGLWHLRGLDLSSNGLLWLPKGLLDGLQGLSWLSLASNRLAALDRVTFEPLVGLQQLQLAGNPWECDCKLRDFKHWMEWLIYRDGQVDAMRCSLPGNLKGRDIRSVPAEMFSYCLQSQTKEGPPGYSTRPPCPPGRVSSNEECVRQRYRPVSVRRAHGTQIIAGVVCGTVCVMMVVAATYGCVYASLMARYQREMKSRGQPLMAESGGETDLEDGQMSSPTSPDEMPPKEACGIVHGYRISSF